In Nerophis lumbriciformis linkage group LG04, RoL_Nlum_v2.1, whole genome shotgun sequence, a single window of DNA contains:
- the LOC133605469 gene encoding uncharacterized protein: MTLLASERSLLIRNKFRSVLQLRIQNRRQSEIHADPGSKSSTSCQEKEMDKSGALRLTDEGAAQKTPPSGVKAETAQEKSDCGVPRQRKSRRVQDLREGIQDPPGPQGRRDKPPPGNGAAAFPPAADVFEDDVSRCSASSSSASSPRARQAAAVATADSQSQSDLSSAATPLNHSPGHTQTGLAFLPATEGISSPMSNSTATTSRPTGIFLISQTTPLLPKTARPQSPSPSLTSAFNLKHLGRSRKPRDSKPKMKKLKYHQYIPPDQRRGSGVAGEGSKQRSPPSQPLDPAYSHLVKQQQVFLQLQIIQNQQQQEQQVTVVHSRDQNSSGTLRLKPHPAATNHASKDTNLVSKHDLLPANLMDLTVSELRQQLRKRGLPVSGTKPALLQRLRPFQLPPTCVTPAPLYQLGGSIEPSMTPSHPMLVNRSPSSSCSSGNSPGSSPNQQTCIQDQEVPNGILNIVPNGLCSGLSVSLAGEQCSSINAVFLGPACTASGAPSPSLPLSSSSPVQCGTPWRTELGSDLDHKERINSRAKDAYTEFCKGSLHPFLQQDPGCSHTKPEKEAQTKVLFTEVFCSKPCDMIGRDYELPVQITSSPDQNSPGIRSLEEELLEAIQKAQMDPRQSIEDILDEPFVSVDSKIPTPSPLSPPPQVDPPLKSQHQFKDANFLPSPLCSSLLLELPPSPAVIPPSQVIPALLPPLICNSPPLASAAGKSRKRRAQAMIDAADILETLTSGFRPLTPPAAPFGETDFGLDSDLNINRVLDLMIEQW, translated from the exons TGCTGCAGTTGAGGATCCAGAACCGAAGGCAGAGTGAGATCCATGCGGACCCCG gCTCAAAATCATCTACTTCCTGTcaggaaaaagagatggacaagaGTGGCGCTCTG CGTTTAACAGACGAGGGCGCCGCCCAGAAAACGCCCCCTAGTGGCGTCAAGGCTGAAACTGCACAAG AGAAGAGCGACTGCGGCGTCCCCAGGCAGAGGAAGTCTCGCCGGGTCCAGGACCTCAGAGAGGGGATCCAAGATCCACCTGGACCACAGGGGCGCAGAGACAAACCGCCGCCAGGGAACGGCGCCGCCGCTTTCCCGCCCGCCGCAGACGTCTTCGAAGATGACGTCTCCCGCTGCTCCGCCTCTTCCTCCTCCGCCTCCTCGCCGAGGGCTCGGCAGGCGGCGGCCGTGGCGACAGCGGACAGCCAATCACAGAGTGACTTGTCGTCTGCGGCCACGCCCCTCAACCACAGCCCGGGTCACACTCAG ACTGGTTTGGCGTTTCTACCGGCAACCGAGGGAATCAGTTCACCAATGAGCAACTCCACGGCGACCACCAGCAGACCAACCGGGATCTTCCTGATCTCTCAGACCACGCCGCTGCTGCCAAAG ACAGCTCGGCCTCAGAGTCCTTCCCCTTCCCTGACGTCCGCCTTCAACCTCAAGCACCTCGGTCGCTCACGGAAGCCGCGGGACAGCAAACCCAAAATGAAGAAACTCAAGTATCACCAGTACATTCCTCCGGACCAGAGAAGAGGTTCTGGGGTTGCAG GGGAAGGAAGCAAACAGAGGAGCCCTCCTTCCCAGCCTCTAGACCCAGCCTATTCCCATCTGGTCAAGCAGCAGCAGGTCTTTCTGCAGTTGCAAATCATTCAGAACCAGCAGCAGCAAGAACAACAAGTCACTGTTGTGCACAG TAGAGATCAAAATTCATCTGGAACACTCCGCCTGAAGCCCCATCCTGCTGCCACCAACCACGCGTCAAAGGACACCAACCTTGTGTCCAAACATGACCTCCTCCCTGCAAATCTCATGGATCTTACA GTGTCAGAGTTGAGGCAACAGCTGCGTAAGCGAGGCCTCCCCGTCTCTGGCACTAAGCCCGCCCTGCTGCAGCGACTTCGCCCTTTTCAGCTTCCCCCCACTTGTGTCACTCCCGCTCCCCTCTACCAGCTAGGGGGCAGCATTGAGCCCTCCATGACTCCCTCGCATCCAATGCTGGTTAACCGGAGCCCAAGCTCAAGCTGCAGCTCTGGAAACTCACCAGGCAGCAGCCCAAACCAGCAGACATGCATCCAGGATCAGGAAGTCCCCAATGGCATTCTGAACATTGTCCCAAATGGTCTCTGCAGTGGTCTCTCTGTCAGTCTGGCTGGTGAACAGTGCAGTTCTATCAATGCGGTCTTCTTGGGTCCTGCTTGTACCGCCTCTGGAGCACCAAGTCCCAGTCTACCCTTGTCATCTTCTTCACCCGTGCAGTGTGGAACCCCATGGAGGACTGAGTTAGGTTCCGACTTGGACCACAAAGAGAGGATAAATAGCAGGGCAAAAGATGCATATACCGAG TTTTGCAAAGGATCCCTTCATCCATTCCTGCAACAGGATCCAGGATGCTCGCATACCAAGCCAGAAAAAGAAGCACAAACAAAGGTGTTATTCACAGAG GTGTTCTGCTCCAAGCCTTGTGACATGATAGGCCGGGACTATGAGTTGCCAGTGCAGATCACATCAAGCCCTGACCAAAACTCGCCAGGCATTCGCAGTTTGGAGGAGGAACTCCTGGAGGCCATCCAAAAAGCACAG ATGGACCCTCGACAGTCCATAGAAGACATTTTGGATGAGCCCTTTGTTTCTGTTG ACTCAAAGATCCCTACCCCCTCACCCCTTTCTCCACCTCCTCAAGTTGATCCCCCCCTGAAGTCCCAGCATCAATTTAAGGATGCCAACTTCCTGCCCTCCCCTCTTTGCTCCTCTCTCCTCCTGGAGCTGCCCCCGTCTCCCGCTGTGATCCCGCCGAGTCAGGTCATCCCAGCGCTCTTGCCTCCCCTGATTTGCAACTCCCCTCCTCTGGCGTCTGCGGCCGGAAAGTCGCGTAAACGTCGCGCCCAGGCCATGATCGACGCCGCTGACATCCTGGAGACTCTTACGTCCGGCTTCAGGCCTCTCACACCACCGGCGGCACCCTTCGGGGAGACGGACTTCGGTCTGGATTCGGATCTGAACATCAATCGAGTGTTGGATCTGATGATAGAGCAGTGGTGA